Genomic DNA from Klebsiella variicola:
TATCGAGGATACACAAGGTACCTATGGGTACTCCATCCTGGGTTTTAAGTGGGCAGCCTGCATAAAAGCGAATGAATGGAGCCTCTTTCACCGCGTGATAGTCACGAAAGGTAGGGTGCTGATGAGTGTCATGACAAATGAATGTCTTACTCTGTTCCTGGGTCTGTACGCAAAATGCCTCGCTCAGGCTGATTTCCGTGACGGCAACATTTTGGGCTGATTTGATGTATTGCTTTTCTTCATCGAGAACAGAAACAAAGCCCATCGGCATGTTCAGCAATTGGCATATTAGATGAGTATATTTTTTTAACGCATCATCCCGGCCCTTGTCAGGATTTTTCAACAAGTCGATTGCCGCAAGTCTTTTACTTTCATCTCTGCTGAGATCGGTCAACATGGCAAGACATCCTCCGGCGCAATAGGCTTCTGGTTATTCCACACTCAAAGGTAGCATGCATCATTCTTCCAATGGCATATGGTAATACATACGCTGTGACCTGCATAAACTTTCACATTAAAATGTTTCCAGTTGATTGTCTCCCGGAAATGTCGCCCCCGGCTGCCCAGTAATCCATTTGCTGGTTGTGTTTGTGTCAGTAATGTCCGCTCCTGGCACTCAGCGGACATCTCAGCTTTGCCTCATCCCGGAATATTTGAACTTAGCTTTAACATCCCGTACCAGATGCTGTTGATTCCATTTTAGGCATAATCAGCACCTCGTCGCATTGCGCAGGCAGCGGTTACGCATTTTGGCAAGCAACCAGAGTTCGTTTGCTGTTGTAGTCATCCCAAGCATCGATGTGTAAACAGTCGCAGCCCGGCGCCACAGCTTTTTGTCTTCCAGCGTCTTCGCCAGGGACAGTGCGTTTTGGACTTTTTTCACATCCTCTTCAGATAATGGTGTTGCAGTCTGCGGCAGGGCAACATCGGGAACCTCAACGCCTGCAACAACCCGGTAGACATACTGGCAACCGTTATGGGTTCGATGGAGTTTTCCCGCGGCATGGAGTTGCCGCAGCAAGTTACCTGCTGTACTGGCTTGCAAGTCGAGCGCATCGCAGACATCCTGCAGGACGCATTCTGGCGTCCGGCTAACGATGGCAAGCACCATCTGTGCTTTGGTTACTTTGGTTTTTGATTGTTTGGCCATGGTCAAAACTCGTTTACTTGGTTAAACCTGCCGCCTTGCGGCGTTTGTACTCTTCCATCAGAATCTGTGCTGGCGTCGGTCCCGCTGGATGTCTCGGTGCTGCCAACTGCTGACGAATTGGCGGAATCGAAAACCCGTTAGCCAGGTGTTTGGTCCATTTCGTAAGTAAGTTTTCTGCCAGTTTTTTCAGCTCTCCCTCCGTCAGGTTCCTCTCAACTCCGGTTCTGCGCATCTCAATGCAAATGTGATAGAGAACATCCTGTTTCCATGGGTATTTGTCGCTGCCCGAGTATCGGTAAGACTCATTCCTCCAGCGCTTGTATTCCGCCATTACAGATTCGGATGTCAGATTGAACGGGTTAGCACCGCTGGCAGATACCAGAGCAACGAATTCAGCCAGATCCGGTGGCCATGTGTTACCCGCGGCGCAGCGCTCCATGCACTGACTGCAGACCAGAGTAATCTGGGCTTCACTCATCGATCCAATCTGGGCAATCCACATATCCGAGGGCGCCGCCCCGTTCTTCTGGGTCCACCGGTTCGAAAATATTTCCCCCATGACTGTCCAAAGCCGCCATGCCGTATCCGCCGCCAGCAAGTCCGTTTTGCTTTTCACAGCGTTCTCTGGCTGCCTGAATTTCCTGAACTGCCCGGGATGCGGTGTTAACTGGTTGAATTCCTGCATGGTCTTTTCCTCCGGTTGCTGGTTGTGGTTTAGATTTGGCTCTGGCACTTATCACGCTGCGGGCAAATTTCTGCTCCCACTGAATCTGAGTGAACACT
This window encodes:
- a CDS encoding replication protein P; its protein translation is MGEIFSNRWTQKNGAAPSDMWIAQIGSMSEAQITLVCSQCMERCAAGNTWPPDLAEFVALVSASGANPFNLTSESVMAEYKRWRNESYRYSGSDKYPWKQDVLYHICIEMRRTGVERNLTEGELKKLAENLLTKWTKHLANGFSIPPIRQQLAAPRHPAGPTPAQILMEEYKRRKAAGLTK
- a CDS encoding PerC family transcriptional regulator produces the protein MAKQSKTKVTKAQMVLAIVSRTPECVLQDVCDALDLQASTAGNLLRQLHAAGKLHRTHNGCQYVYRVVAGVEVPDVALPQTATPLSEEDVKKVQNALSLAKTLEDKKLWRRAATVYTSMLGMTTTANELWLLAKMRNRCLRNATRC